The following nucleotide sequence is from uncultured Draconibacterium sp..
TAACTTCTTCAGGTTTTAAAACCCGATCGATATCTCCGAAATGATAATACATTGGGGTAGTCTCCCAGGTAAATTTTGGGTAATATGCCTTTGGATTATAGGCGGTTCCATCGCTAACTAATAATTCTGTTTCTTTTTGTCCGAAAGAACTAAAAGCCAGCATTATAAATACAAGACTAAGTGTGAGACAAAATCGATTAAGCTTCATTTTTGAGTTACTATTTTTTACAAAAGACATAATTGTACTATTTTAATTTCTTAGTTTTTTATTGCTTTTACCGCCCCTTTACTTTGTATAGTCTCATTTTCAGTTCCGGGCAAAAGCAAAACTTTACAATCGGTTTGGTTATCCAATTTAATATTGGTGGCATGCACCCCCGAACGTTGATAAAATGCATAGCCAGTCAGGGTGGACAATTCGATGTTGAAAGAATCGGGAATAAAAGCAGGATTTGAAGTTTTTAAAATTACATGATGCCCTGTTCCGTTTATGGCTGCCAACAAGTTATTTGCCATTCCGTTGCGGCTATCCAGAATTTCCAGTTCAACATAGGCATTTTCCGCACTTTTGTATGGGACACAAAGCGCTTCGGAATATTTGGCATTGGCGCTGCAATTAATTAGCGTATCATTATTACCTACGTTAAATCCAGCAGCCACACAATCGCGCACCTGGCAATTAATTACCTTGTCGCCCGATGTGCTAAGCCCAGTACAAATGCCACGTCGCATCTGAAAAACGGTACAATTTTTAACTGTAGTATTTTTTGTAGGATGCCCATTGTACTCCGGGTACATTCTGATTCCATCTTCGCTCAGTGAAATAATTTCTCCCGGAAGAATTTTTCCATCTTCTGCAACCGTAGTTCCTTCGATGTAGCCGCCTTTACCTGCATAGAAGTTTTTATCGAAACCATAACCCGAAGTTTCTGCTAAAATTGCATCGGTAGTTCGGAGCAATCCATCAATATGACAATCTTCAATTAAAGTATTTTCAGCACCCTGCAAAAAAATTGAATGCCCCATGGCGCGAGCATGAACTTTGCAGCCAATCAGCTTTACATTTTTGGCCGGGTAACCAACACGGATTCCGTTCATTTTTCGAACATCGCCACCACCCAAACCATACAAGTAGCCGTAGCCCCAGGGAGAAGAACCTGCTGTGCGTAGCTCCACATTTTTTAGCGTTACATCTTCGCCAACAATATTGAAGATTTTATTCTTACTCTGCCTTCCGGGTTGCCCGCCATAGGTTTCAATGTAAAGCCCCTCCATAACGACATTATTACCCGAAATTTCAATGGCGCAATACATGCTGTTTCCATCATCGCTTTTTTTCAGGTCGGTGCGGCTAAACAATTTGGTATCGACCATAAACCGGCAACCGTTTAAATTGTAGTGCGAGTTGTTACCCGTAAATCGCATAAAACGAATACTCTCGGCATTGTCGATCTGGTAGTTGCCCGGCTTAAGTTTGACTTTTACATTGTCTTTTTTCGAATAAGAGTTTAGATCGGTAAGGTTATCGATTTTAATAAATTCCTGAGCCTGGCAAGCAATTGCAAAGCTAACTAGGATGATGAATATTTTTAGTTTTAGTATCATGATTCTTTTTGCAACTTAAAGGACAGCACCCCCTTTTTTTTACAAATCAGAGGGATGCCATCCCTGCCTTTTTTACTTATTAATTTGTTGAATATGCATGGTAAACCCATTGTTGGCTTTTAAATCGAAAGCCATTGCACTGCCTACACTTAATTCTTTCTCTTCAATTTTTACACGGGTTCGGGTTTCTACCGTTTCGTCGTCGGTGTATATTTTTGCGGAATAGTTGGCACCTTCTTTTAAAAATGAAAAGTCGAGATCGACAGTACGAGCCGTTTGTCCATTTATTCCGCCAATCCACCAGTCGTTTCCTTTGCGACGTGCAATTACACCTATTTCGCCAATTTCGCCAACCAGCACTTTAGTTTCGTCCCAAACGGTGGGAACATTATTGAAGAATTCCAACTCAGGTTCGTTACCGATGGTATTTGTGTCGCCCCAAAGTGCATCGTCTTTTACCGGCGCTGCAGGTGCTTTATCGTACCAATACAAAAACTGAAGTGGGCTAAAAATACAAACCGTTTTTGCGAGCTGCGAGGCGTGCGAGCCCATTTTCTCCACACGACTGTTGTAATAGCAAACCGTGTTGTCGGCAGCTCCGGCCAGCGAACGGGTAAACATGGTAATTAGCGTGTGGCTGTTTGGTACGGATTCTTCATCGCCACGAATGCCTTCCTGGGTCAAAAGATTGGGATAGGTTCTTGAAAAACCTGTTGGACGGTATTCGTCGTGTATATCTATCACCATTCTGTGGGCAGCCGTTTTTTTCACAGCTTCGTGCATCCAGGTAGTTGCATGTTGATCGCCAACCCGCACAAAACCGTATTTAATACCGGCAATGCCCCATTCCTGAAACAATGGCAAAATATCGTCTAATTGTTTCTCCAGCGCGCGACGGTTGACATACAACATTACTTTTACGCCTTTTTCTTTGGCATAGGCCGTAATAGCTTCGATATCGAAAGGCCCTTTCGAACGTTTTGGATCGAGGGTAACCGTTGTAGCATCTGAAGCATTATCCATTTCGTTTCCGTACCAACCTGCATCGAAATGCACATATTGCATATTGTGGCTGGCCACAAAATCGATGGCGGCCTTCCCTCCCTGCGTTGTAAGTGTTCCTTCGCGCAAAACTTTACCGGGTGTAATCCACGATTCATCCCCAATTTCGCTTGGAGGATTTAAGTTTTCAAGAATGTAATTGTTTTCCAGTAACTCGCCATAACTTTCTCCCATCATTACTACGCGCCAGGGTGATTTAAATGGAAGCTTCATTTCAACTTTGGCACCTTCGCTACGTTCATTTTCAACCGCACCACTTACCAGGTCTTGTTTGGTGTCTATTATTTTTCCATCCAAACTAGAAACAATGCTGTTTTCGAGCTGCTTACCTGCATCAAAACTCAAACGAGCATAATCCACCAAACGGGCTTCAGCCAGTGCAATTTTAACATTATCTGCAACTTCAACCAACAAGGGGCGCTCGCAGCCTTCTTTTAATTCCGACAGCGGAATTTTCTTAATTTCTCCCTGAGCCGTTAACCTTCTGGGTTTTCGTTCAGGGGTAGACCAAACTTCATGGTTCTCGGCAAACTGGTATGTAATCAGTTCATCATCGATTTTAATCTCGGTAAGATTATTTTGAGCCGGCACTTCGTAGGCAAATGCAACACCTTCGTTATAGGCACGACAAATCAAATTAAGTTTTGCAGTTTCGCTTTCCAAATAAATTTTTGCTTCGTTGTAGTTATCAAGAATGGTGCTCCTTTCGCCCAGATTGGTTGTCCACTGATTTTGAACCGCTATTTCTACCACATTTTTTACAGAAAATGGCGTACTAAAATCGATGTCCTGCGATTTGATTTCGAGTACTGACGGCAGGATAATTTGGCGGTCGTCATATTTTACCGAAAATGTGATTTGTCCACTTTCTGTTGTTTCGGATGTTGGAAAAACGGTCAGTTTTTTCTGTCCATTAGGAGATTGCACTATAGTTTCGTTTTGCGAATTACAAGCCGATACTATTAGTGTGATTGATAGTAAATAACAGAGTCTTCTTAATTTCATTTTGTTCTTGTTTATTTTTCTATTCTTCAGTTGTAAATACTGCCGCGGGCAATCCATTTCTATTATATAAATTTGCTCCTTCCGGATTCGATGACCAGGCATAACGCACAGCAACAGGTTTATCAATATTCGGATTTGAAACTTCAATTTTATCTTTGGCTATAATCTTCGCTTCAGCAGGTTTCCAGCTTCCGTTTTCGTCTAAAATTTCAAACCAGCTCAATGGTTCGTCCACTTCTTTTGTAGGATAATTAAGATGTTTATTGCCCACCATTAAACCTTTGCCTGCGTCCTTAAATTCAACAATCATTTTGTTGCCAACAACTTTAGAGCTTATATAAAGTGGACCATTTGCCACAAGTTCAGTAATCCCATAATCATTCTTTAAGGCCAACATCGACAGACGAATTCCGGCATCCATTTTATTGTGTGGGTGCACGTCTTTTGCTTCGCCGATGTCGTATAAAACTGCCATGCCCGTATTAGGCAGCTCCAGTCCACGGCGCAGGTGGTCGTTTACCATTGCCCATCCATTATCCGAACGTTCATCGGGAACTTCGTAGGCGGCAAGTTGAGCCCAATAGAATGGGAAATCTCCTTGACCCCATTCTTCTCGCCAACTGTTAATCATTAGCTTGAAATATTTTTCGTACTCCTCTTCTTTAAAATGTGAATTGCCTTCGCCCTGATACCATACCACACCTTTAATTGCAAAAGGAACAATTGCCGAAATCATTCCATTGTGCAGAGTGGCTTGTAATTGTTTGTCCTTTAGAGGATGCGTTCGCGGATAAGGTCGGTTTGTTTTTTTGCCCCCATCTACCCATGCCTTGTACTTTTGTTGATAGGATGTATCAATATAGCTTTCAGCATCGCCCAGAGTGGCAATTTGTTCTTTAATTTTTGTTCTGCTATGTTCAAAATATTCCTTTAATTCTTCATCCGATTTATAAGCTTCTTCCGACAACCAGGGCTGAATGCGGGTTCCTCCCCACGAACATTCAACAATGCCAATTGGCACATTCAGTATTCGTTTCAACTCTTTGGCAAAGAAATAACCTGTAGCCGTTATTTTTCCAATTTCCTCAGGGTTTACACTTCTCCAATCGGCTTCAAAGTTTTTCTTTTTCTCGAAAACAGAAGTTGTTTGCGGAACCTCGATGTGTCGAATCCAAGGGTCGTTTTCAGTCGCAACTAATTTCCGAATATGCTCGACTAAGGGCTGGTATTTTTCTTCGCGGGCATCGTTAACAAACTTTTCCATGGCAAAATCCATGTTCGATTGCCCAGTACACAACCACACTTCACCCGATAACACATCTTCTAAAACAATTTTGTTTTTGCCCGTAACTGTAATTTGAAACGGACCTCCGGCTTTGGGTGTTTTTAACGTCACACGCCATGTGCTATCGGTTTTGGCAGTGGTTTCTACCTTTTCGCCCCAACTGGTTTCAATGGTAATTTTTTCCATTGGATCGGCCCATCCCCACATAGGGATTTCAGTGTCTTGCTGCACAACCATCCGGTTGGCAAACAAAGCGTTTAATTTTACTTCGGCAGAAATTACCTGCGGCAAAATCCAGATCAGAATAAAGAGAAGATGTCTTGGTTTCATTTTATTATTCTTCGATTAGTATTACCAATTACTTTCGTTAAAACATTTATTTCGTCCAAACCTTAAAATTCTTATACCTTGCCGAGCGGGTGTACATGTGGCGCAAACCAATGCGTCCTTCTTTTGGCGATTGCCCATCGCTTAAATCCCAGGAGAATAGCTTTTCATCACCGTTTCCTTTCACATTAAAATATAATTTTGCATCTGTTTTAATCACCGTTATTTTGTAGGTAACATCGGGCAAAAACAAGCCAGTATTAAAGTACGCTGGAAGAATCTCAGTATCCTTAAATTTCTCTTGTGTTTCAGCTGGATATTTACGAATTCGTATGTAATCATTCTCAGGGTCGTCGTTTACCATTGGGAAAGCCGCATAGCTAACGTGAAGCGGATCCATATAGAAATAATATTTCCACATATTGGCCGTGTCGCGGTAGGCGTTCCATTCGGTAATGTCGGCACCGCGACCTTCTTTGCCAATGCCTTGTGCCTGAATGTACAGGATGTTTACATTTACAATCTGACTGTCGGTGCGGGTGTATTCGAACTCTATTTTTATATCGCCTTTAAACGATTGTTTTGTCCAAAGTACAGTGTGGTGGGCATCGTCGCGGTTAACAGGACCAGCAATTAGGTCCATGCCGTTTTCGTCCTGCTCTACCACTGAAATCAGGCCATCTTTAAACCAGTTTTGCTGCCAGTTAGCGGTACACTCATCTTCGAACTGGAGTTGCCAGGCTTTAGATTTGTTTAGACCGGCAAAGTCGGTTGATTCTTTTTGATGGCATGCATTCAAAAAAACTATAAACACCATTAATATAAACAGAACTCTATTTTTCATGATTCAGGTATTTTTCTATTAATTGTTGTAAATAAGCCGGATAAGTTTCCCCTTCAGCTGTTCCGCTTCCTTTTACTTTCGAGCCAAAGGTTATAGAGTCGCCAAAGCACAGCACCTTATCCCCTTTTTCAAACAGTTTGTTTTTTTGCAAAAACTGAAATACATTTTCAGCAATAAAATGATAGCCCAAAGCTGTTGGGTGAACACCATCGCGATAACCACTGTTTTGAGGGTTCATAATAAACAGGTCTTGGTTATGTTGGGGCAAATTTAAATTCAGAAATTTTTGATAAATATCGATATAACCAACTTGCTCTTTCTTTGCTATCCGAGTAATAATCTGCCTTACAGAGTCTAATTTCACATTTGGTATTTCGTGAAATAATTTTCTATCGTGGCGTTCGAATAAAAAAACGGAATCGACAGGAGGTGGTGCCATTAAAATTACCTGAGCACTGTTTTGTTTTAGTTTTCGTACAATTTCGGAAAGATTAGATGCATACGTTTTGTACGATGCCATTTTTTTTGAATTTAGCATATCGTTGGTTCCTACCATTACAATTACTAAATCTGGGTTGAGGCTTATAACATCCCGTTCAATCCGGGCAAGTAAATCGGTTGATGTATTACCGGCAACTCCGGCATTAATAACCTGTGCATCAACATTTATTAACACAGACACGAATAATACTATTAACTGAAAAGCCCTAAACATTATTTGCTATTTATTTGAAATATCCAGAATCTGTCCTGCCGCATGAAGCTGATCTGCCAATTCATGGTAATCAACTTCGTGTAAATCCACACCTTTCTCCATTGCCATGCCCGCTAAAACACCGGCACTTTGCCCCAGCACCATAAATACGGGCTCCATACGAATAGAACCAAAAGCAATATGAGAACTTGATACTGCGGTAAGTACTAACAAGTTTTTACACTCTTCGCGCTTTGGCACAATGGTTCCCAAATGAATCTGGTAGGGCGCCGGAGGTTCAACACCCAAGTCGCCTTCGTTTTGCACATAACCTTCTTCTGTAATATAACGCTGGGTATTGTGCGAATCCATTGCATACGAGCCCATCCCAATAGATTTATCAACGGGCTTTTTACCCAGAATTTCGTTATCTGTCATAACAAACTCTCCGAGCATACGGCGTGCTTCGCGCACATAAATCTGGTAAGGCCAGTGGTTGTTATCCACAAATTCGTCTTTTGCCAGGCCCCATTTTCTCATTTTCAACCGTAGGTTTTCCGGTACACTTTCGTCGGTACACCAGAAATACAGCAGGCCTTGATGGTAATCAATGTGTTCCTGAAGAATTACTTTACGTTCTTCGTACGATGCTTCGGGGTAATCGTAGTTCATACCGATATTGTCGGAGCTGAAAGGACCAACATTGTTTACATCGCGTTTGCCGTTGGGAATTTTACCACCGCCAAACATAGAATGACGTCCGGCACGGAAAACCCGGCGCAGCAACTCGTATTGTGCAGGGTCATAATTTTCAGGTTTTTCGAAAGGCACGTAATTTCCTTCGGCATTAGTCGTACAAAGTCGGTAGTTATAAGCCTGAATGCGTTTGTCTCCTGAACCATTTTCGCCCGGAGGCTCGGTAGAAATACGGGGCAAAACACCACTAGATGGATCGCCCGGTATTACATAAGGGCTGATATTTAACTGTTGATGGTGAAAGTTATGACCGTGATGAAAAACACCTTTTTGTACGCCATTCCAGGTTTCGTTGTACACGCTATTGGCTTCGCGGCCAACATGATAATTCACCCCGGCCGCTGCCATGAGGTCGCCTTCGTAAGTGGCGTCCATAAAAATTTCGGCTTCAAATTTCTTACCACTTAACATGGTAATTGATTTGATTTTTCCATCTATGACTTCAACGCCGTTTTCGCGGTCGAGCCATTCATCGCGAAGAATAGTGATGTTATTTTCGGCTACAAATTCTTCAAAAATATTTTCGGCTACATGTGGCTCAAAAGTCCACATGGTTTGCATGCTGTCGTTAATGGCTGTGGTACCCTGCCCCTGGTTGCCGTATTCACTGCGTGGCTGCCATTTCCAGGCTTCATCGTTTTGATAATGCAGGTAAACACGATGGTAAAACTCGCGCGAAAGGCCGCCAATTACACTTTTATCGCCCACATCGGTATAACCAAGACCACTTGCTGATAGGCCGCCAATGTGTTTTTCGGGGCACACAATAAGCACATTTTTATCCATTTGCGCCAACTGCACCGCTGCAGTAATGGCTGCTGATGTTCCTCCATAAATTACCACATCGGGGTGATTGGCTTTGTTGGATTGTTTTACTGCGCAGGCCCAAACGACCAAAAACGCTAGAAATATTGCTGCTAATTTTATTTTTTTCATTTATTCTTATTTTTCATTCATTCTTAATTAAGAGGTGTCATCACCACCTCTTTTAAATTAATTGGCTGCCATGCACCCATCACCGGTTTAAACATAATTTTATAAGAACCAGCCTCTTTAATTTCAAATGTTCCGATTTCCAAAGGCTTGAAATCATCGTAACTTGGAGTTGCCGCAATCTTTACGGTTTTACTTTGTCCGTTAAGCTCAACCATAAATTCAGAAGCTTCAGGACCTGCTGTTGATGCGGTAACTTGAAATTTACCTGGTTTTTCAACGGAGAAGGTCCAGTATACTCTTTCCTGTTCATTGGTCCAGCTTCCTACGCAATCTTTCGAGCTGTTATATCTAACGCCGATTCCCTGCATATTTTCAAACTCGGCGCTCTCGGTCATAAAAGCTACCACGCCATTTTCGTCCTGTCCAAATGGTTTTGGTTCAATGGCGTCTGGTGCATCTGCCAATTCCAAAACAATAACCGAGTTTATTTTGTCGGGAGCATCACCTGAAAGCTGAACAGTCAAGCCCTCTTCGCCGGCCTTGGTTTTAAATTTCTTTGAACCATTGGTTAACAAAGAAGCTTTTGCCGATTTATTGCGGATTGGCACAGTAATTTTTCCGGCTTCCCAATCGAAAACATGAAGGTAAAGTTTCGTGTTACCATCTGTTTTTTTCATGGTAATGTAGCCCCAATCTACCTTGCTACAAGGGCTGGCCTGGGTTTTGTAAATGGCTTCGCTGTTTTTTGCCATCCAGGCACCAATGCCTTTCATGCGCTCAACGGCCTTTGGCGACAAGGTTCCCAAACAAGTTGGACTTACATTTAACAGGTAGTTACCACCCATGCTGGCCGCATTGGCCAGATTGCCAATTAAGGTTTCCAGCGATTTAAAATTCTGGTCGTCGCTGCGGTAGCCCCAGCTGCCGCTAATGGGCTGGCAAAGTTCCCAGTATTTGTCTTCCGGCTTTTTCTTTGGCATGTGGCGTTCGTAGGTTTTATGGTCGCCGGGGTAATCTTCACCCAAACGGTCGTTGGTAATAATGGCTGGTTGCAAGGCAGTGGTAACATGGTGTAAACTATCCACAACCTCCTTTGACATAGCACGCGGCGTGTCCCACCAAAAAATAGCAATGTTACCATAATCGCTTAAAAGCTGGTTTACCTCCGGAAGTGCTTTTTCCATTACATAAGCATCGCTGCTAACGCGTTGCATGGTCTTATCCCAATTGTTTCCCATTCCGCCCGGGTGGCTCCAGTCTTGCGCCTGCGAATAGTAAAACCCAAACTTAATACCTTGTTTGGCACATTCATCGGCCAGTTCTTTCATTACATCCCGGCCAAAGGGTGTGGCATCCACCACGTTAAATGGATTGCTATCAGAATCGAACATGGAAAAACCATCGTGATGTTTCGATGTGATGACCATGTACTTCATTCCGGCTTCTTTTGCTAACCCTACAAACGTCTTAGCATCGAACAGTGTTGGATTAAAAAGGTCTGCATATTTTTGATACTCGCACAACGGGATCTTTCCCTTATTCATAATCCACTCAGCAGAGTTCGTTTGTGGTTCTCCTTTATAAAATCCGGCAGGAACCGAATAAATTCCCCAGTGAATAAACATCCCAAAACGGGCGTCGGTCCACCATTCCATGCGTTCTTCATCAGAAATCTGTTTTGATTTTGAAGAATTTTGCGCAACTCCTAAATTAATGAGTAGCGTAAATAATACCAGCGTTGTTAATAGTGTTTTCATTATCTGTTTTTTATTTTTCTTATTCGCGCTGCTTATATTGCAATCATCTATATATTAAATAATTACCACAATCATTTTTCATGATTAAAGCAAATTATTATTCAACAACGATTATCCCTTTCTGTCGGATATCACCACTCGATGCTCCAATTTGAATTTCAAAACTACCTGGTTCAACCATATAGTTTTGCTTCATAGGATCGTAATAACGTAAGTCTTCAATCGCTTTTAGCTTAAAAGCAACTGTTTTCGCTTCTCCTTTTTTTAGTGCAACTCGCTCGAATTTCCGAAGTTGCTTTAAAGCCATCCATTTTTCTGACTCCACATCTTTCGTATAAAGTTGCACAACTTCTTCACCATCCAATTCCCCAGTATTCTGTACTTGTACCGAAACGATAAATTCACCATCCTGACTAATTGAAGTCTTATCTATTTTTAGATTAGAATACTCAAATTTGGTATAGCTCAAGCCATGCCCAAATGGGTAAAGCGCATCTCCTGTATAATACCTGTAGGTAAACCCTTTGCCCGCATGCATATTGTAATCAGTAAAATCAGCCAATTCATCTGTTGATGAGTAAAAGGTAACAGGTAATCTGCCAGCAGGATTATAATCACCGAATAAGACATCGGCAACAGCATCGCCACCACGTTGCCCGGGATACCAGGCCATGAGAATTGCATCCAATCCATTTTCTAACCCATCAAACGACATTGCACTACCAGACATTAGGACAAATATTACCGGGGTTCCGGTTTCTTTCATGGCTTTTAACGCATCCATTTGGGTTTTTGGAAGTTCAATTTTAGTACGGTCTCCACGATTAAAACCGTCAATACCGGTTCGTCCTCCCATCTCTTCACCTTCCCATGTGGCATCCAGTCCACCTACAAAAATAGCAACATCGGCTTTTTTAACATCGGCTAAAGTTTCTTTCGAAAGTTTGCTTGGATCTGTTTTCTCCTTCGCTTTTTCTTCCGGCGTAATCCATATCAGATTTACTTCTGCTCCCGATGTGTTATCATAAAATTCTAACTTAATATCATAGGCTTT
It contains:
- a CDS encoding alpha-L-fucosidase; the encoded protein is MKTLLTTLVLFTLLINLGVAQNSSKSKQISDEERMEWWTDARFGMFIHWGIYSVPAGFYKGEPQTNSAEWIMNKGKIPLCEYQKYADLFNPTLFDAKTFVGLAKEAGMKYMVITSKHHDGFSMFDSDSNPFNVVDATPFGRDVMKELADECAKQGIKFGFYYSQAQDWSHPGGMGNNWDKTMQRVSSDAYVMEKALPEVNQLLSDYGNIAIFWWDTPRAMSKEVVDSLHHVTTALQPAIITNDRLGEDYPGDHKTYERHMPKKKPEDKYWELCQPISGSWGYRSDDQNFKSLETLIGNLANAASMGGNYLLNVSPTCLGTLSPKAVERMKGIGAWMAKNSEAIYKTQASPCSKVDWGYITMKKTDGNTKLYLHVFDWEAGKITVPIRNKSAKASLLTNGSKKFKTKAGEEGLTVQLSGDAPDKINSVIVLELADAPDAIEPKPFGQDENGVVAFMTESAEFENMQGIGVRYNSSKDCVGSWTNEQERVYWTFSVEKPGKFQVTASTAGPEASEFMVELNGQSKTVKIAATPSYDDFKPLEIGTFEIKEAGSYKIMFKPVMGAWQPINLKEVVMTPLN
- a CDS encoding FAD-dependent oxidoreductase, producing MKKIKLAAIFLAFLVVWACAVKQSNKANHPDVVIYGGTSAAITAAVQLAQMDKNVLIVCPEKHIGGLSASGLGYTDVGDKSVIGGLSREFYHRVYLHYQNDEAWKWQPRSEYGNQGQGTTAINDSMQTMWTFEPHVAENIFEEFVAENNITILRDEWLDRENGVEVIDGKIKSITMLSGKKFEAEIFMDATYEGDLMAAAGVNYHVGREANSVYNETWNGVQKGVFHHGHNFHHQQLNISPYVIPGDPSSGVLPRISTEPPGENGSGDKRIQAYNYRLCTTNAEGNYVPFEKPENYDPAQYELLRRVFRAGRHSMFGGGKIPNGKRDVNNVGPFSSDNIGMNYDYPEASYEERKVILQEHIDYHQGLLYFWCTDESVPENLRLKMRKWGLAKDEFVDNNHWPYQIYVREARRMLGEFVMTDNEILGKKPVDKSIGMGSYAMDSHNTQRYITEEGYVQNEGDLGVEPPAPYQIHLGTIVPKREECKNLLVLTAVSSSHIAFGSIRMEPVFMVLGQSAGVLAGMAMEKGVDLHEVDYHELADQLHAAGQILDISNK
- a CDS encoding DUF1961 family protein gives rise to the protein MKNRVLFILMVFIVFLNACHQKESTDFAGLNKSKAWQLQFEDECTANWQQNWFKDGLISVVEQDENGMDLIAGPVNRDDAHHTVLWTKQSFKGDIKIEFEYTRTDSQIVNVNILYIQAQGIGKEGRGADITEWNAYRDTANMWKYYFYMDPLHVSYAAFPMVNDDPENDYIRIRKYPAETQEKFKDTEILPAYFNTGLFLPDVTYKITVIKTDAKLYFNVKGNGDEKLFSWDLSDGQSPKEGRIGLRHMYTRSARYKNFKVWTK
- a CDS encoding GDSL-type esterase/lipase family protein, with translation MSVLINVDAQVINAGVAGNTSTDLLARIERDVISLNPDLVIVMVGTNDMLNSKKMASYKTYASNLSEIVRKLKQNSAQVILMAPPPVDSVFLFERHDRKLFHEIPNVKLDSVRQIITRIAKKEQVGYIDIYQKFLNLNLPQHNQDLFIMNPQNSGYRDGVHPTALGYHFIAENVFQFLQKNKLFEKGDKVLCFGDSITFGSKVKGSGTAEGETYPAYLQQLIEKYLNHEK
- a CDS encoding glycoside hydrolase family 97 N-terminal domain-containing protein — encoded protein: MKLRRLCYLLSITLIVSACNSQNETIVQSPNGQKKLTVFPTSETTESGQITFSVKYDDRQIILPSVLEIKSQDIDFSTPFSVKNVVEIAVQNQWTTNLGERSTILDNYNEAKIYLESETAKLNLICRAYNEGVAFAYEVPAQNNLTEIKIDDELITYQFAENHEVWSTPERKPRRLTAQGEIKKIPLSELKEGCERPLLVEVADNVKIALAEARLVDYARLSFDAGKQLENSIVSSLDGKIIDTKQDLVSGAVENERSEGAKVEMKLPFKSPWRVVMMGESYGELLENNYILENLNPPSEIGDESWITPGKVLREGTLTTQGGKAAIDFVASHNMQYVHFDAGWYGNEMDNASDATTVTLDPKRSKGPFDIEAITAYAKEKGVKVMLYVNRRALEKQLDDILPLFQEWGIAGIKYGFVRVGDQHATTWMHEAVKKTAAHRMVIDIHDEYRPTGFSRTYPNLLTQEGIRGDEESVPNSHTLITMFTRSLAGAADNTVCYYNSRVEKMGSHASQLAKTVCIFSPLQFLYWYDKAPAAPVKDDALWGDTNTIGNEPELEFFNNVPTVWDETKVLVGEIGEIGVIARRKGNDWWIGGINGQTARTVDLDFSFLKEGANYSAKIYTDDETVETRTRVKIEEKELSVGSAMAFDLKANNGFTMHIQQINK
- a CDS encoding sialate O-acetylesterase — encoded protein: MKPRHLLFILIWILPQVISAEVKLNALFANRMVVQQDTEIPMWGWADPMEKITIETSWGEKVETTAKTDSTWRVTLKTPKAGGPFQITVTGKNKIVLEDVLSGEVWLCTGQSNMDFAMEKFVNDAREEKYQPLVEHIRKLVATENDPWIRHIEVPQTTSVFEKKKNFEADWRSVNPEEIGKITATGYFFAKELKRILNVPIGIVECSWGGTRIQPWLSEEAYKSDEELKEYFEHSRTKIKEQIATLGDAESYIDTSYQQKYKAWVDGGKKTNRPYPRTHPLKDKQLQATLHNGMISAIVPFAIKGVVWYQGEGNSHFKEEEYEKYFKLMINSWREEWGQGDFPFYWAQLAAYEVPDERSDNGWAMVNDHLRRGLELPNTGMAVLYDIGEAKDVHPHNKMDAGIRLSMLALKNDYGITELVANGPLYISSKVVGNKMIVEFKDAGKGLMVGNKHLNYPTKEVDEPLSWFEILDENGSWKPAEAKIIAKDKIEVSNPNIDKPVAVRYAWSSNPEGANLYNRNGLPAAVFTTEE